A section of the Agromyces aurantiacus genome encodes:
- a CDS encoding PfkB family carbohydrate kinase: MTSSTPRTARIAVIGDALIDELRDPSGSREFVGGAALNVAVGLALLGQHATLIAMLGDDEPADRIRTFLHEFGVRLIESPSALGTSRAVSDRSEGGEPRYEFNEAARHRRIEFGGDVRSAIDEADLVVVSCYPFDDDGQVDALLDAVGDSERRLIVDGNPRAGMLRDRARFLANFERAAARSLLVKAGDEDADLLAGEALDDFVGRFRGDPHPIVLSTAGRDGATIIDGEASLHADIVDLPGPVIDTMGAGDATLSAVVRRLARDGVPGTAVEWASVLDEAMGIAAATVRHDGALLRSPGTAEIVPS; the protein is encoded by the coding sequence ATGACCAGCTCCACCCCCCGCACTGCTCGAATCGCCGTCATCGGCGACGCGCTCATCGACGAACTGCGCGACCCGAGCGGCTCTCGGGAGTTCGTCGGCGGTGCCGCACTGAACGTCGCGGTCGGTCTGGCGCTGCTGGGGCAGCACGCCACGCTGATCGCCATGCTCGGAGACGACGAACCCGCGGACCGGATCCGCACGTTCCTCCACGAGTTCGGCGTCCGGCTCATCGAGAGCCCGTCCGCCCTGGGCACATCGCGAGCCGTCTCCGATCGGTCCGAGGGCGGCGAGCCCCGATACGAGTTCAACGAGGCGGCACGCCACCGGCGCATCGAGTTCGGCGGCGACGTGCGCTCCGCCATCGACGAGGCCGACCTCGTCGTGGTCAGCTGCTATCCGTTCGACGATGACGGGCAGGTCGACGCCCTGCTCGACGCCGTCGGCGACTCGGAGCGGCGACTCATCGTCGACGGCAACCCGCGCGCGGGCATGCTGCGCGATCGCGCTCGTTTCCTCGCGAACTTCGAGCGAGCGGCGGCCCGTTCGCTGCTGGTCAAGGCGGGTGATGAGGACGCCGACCTCCTCGCGGGGGAGGCGCTCGACGACTTCGTCGGCCGGTTCCGTGGCGACCCCCACCCGATCGTGCTCTCGACGGCGGGGCGCGACGGCGCCACGATCATCGATGGCGAGGCGAGCCTGCACGCCGACATCGTCGACCTTCCCGGCCCGGTCATCGACACGATGGGCGCCGGAGACGCGACGCTGTCGGCGGTCGTCCGACGCCTGGCCCGGGACGGCGTGCCCGGAACGGCAGTCGAGTGGGCGTCAGTGCTCGACGAGGCCATGGGTATCGCGGCGGCGACCGTCCGGCATGACGGTGCACTGCTCCGGTCGCCGGGCACGGCGGAGATCGTTCCGAGCTGA
- a CDS encoding LacI family DNA-binding transcriptional regulator, producing MRHVAALAGVGIKTVSRVINGEPNVSAATTAKVLAAARTLDYEPDLQAGNLRRADGRSRTLGLLVSSVDNPFAGSMHRAIEDAALERGVAVFASSLDDDPDREQQAVSTFLRRRVDGLILTTVSESQAYLAPELRRGTPVVFVDREPAGITSDSVVSDNAAGASAATRHLLERGHRRIAYLGDRPNIRTAQERRRGFFDELGAAGVPTRGIPVIEGLHDAESARHATLDLFRGDELPTAVFSSQNLVTIGVIRALRELGRHRDTALVGFDDVPLGDLLDPGITVIAQAPQDIGRIAAERIFARLDGDTSPATRTVVPTRLIERGSGEITPRPEG from the coding sequence ATGCGCCATGTCGCAGCCCTCGCCGGCGTGGGCATCAAGACGGTTTCGCGCGTCATCAACGGCGAACCGAACGTCTCTGCGGCGACCACCGCGAAGGTGCTCGCCGCGGCGCGCACTCTCGACTACGAACCCGACCTGCAGGCCGGGAACCTGCGCCGGGCCGATGGTCGGTCGCGGACGCTGGGCCTGCTCGTGAGCAGCGTCGACAACCCGTTCGCCGGCTCGATGCATCGTGCGATCGAGGACGCCGCGCTCGAGCGCGGCGTGGCCGTCTTCGCCTCGAGCCTCGACGACGACCCCGACCGGGAGCAGCAGGCGGTGTCGACGTTCCTCCGGCGCCGAGTGGACGGACTCATCCTGACAACGGTGTCGGAGAGCCAGGCGTACCTCGCGCCCGAGTTGCGCCGTGGCACCCCCGTCGTCTTCGTCGACCGCGAGCCGGCCGGAATCACCTCCGACAGCGTGGTCAGCGACAACGCCGCGGGCGCGAGCGCGGCGACCCGGCACCTGCTCGAACGGGGCCATCGCCGGATCGCGTACCTCGGCGATCGTCCGAACATCCGCACGGCGCAGGAGCGCCGTCGTGGCTTCTTCGACGAACTCGGCGCGGCCGGCGTTCCGACCCGCGGCATCCCCGTCATCGAAGGGCTGCACGATGCCGAGTCCGCCCGGCACGCGACCCTCGACCTGTTCCGCGGCGACGAACTCCCCACGGCGGTGTTCTCGAGCCAGAACCTGGTGACCATCGGCGTCATCCGCGCGCTCCGCGAGCTCGGTCGCCACCGCGACACCGCACTGGTCGGATTCGACGACGTGCCGCTCGGTGACCTGCTGGATCCGGGCATCACCGTCATCGCCCAGGCACCGCAGGACATCGGCCGCATCGCAGCCGAACGGATCTTCGCTCGGCTCGACGGCGACACCTCGCCGGCGACGCGCACGGTCGTACCGACCCGACTGATCGAGCGCGGGTCCGGCGAGATCACGCCCCGACCGGAAGGATGA